The following proteins are encoded in a genomic region of Primulina huaijiensis isolate GDHJ02 chromosome 3, ASM1229523v2, whole genome shotgun sequence:
- the LOC140972456 gene encoding uncharacterized protein, whose translation MDSGFRVSIPFKDQMFTSQIVKGLELRLQKNEVQADWIVLLLPEFDIILGIDWLSLNGVVINFRPRSVSFRPASSKPFMFDAARHQQMPHVISCMCVRKLMKLGCQAFLASIVSVSGPISQRLEDVDVVRDFPSVLSNDVSGIPPDIEVHFSIELMTGTVPISKVPYRLAPAEMKELKDQIQDLLDKGFIRPRFSP comes from the coding sequence ATGGATTCAGGATTCAGAGTATCGATTCCATTTAAGGATCAGATGTTCACTTCTCAGATAGTGAAGGGATTGGAGCTTCGGTTACAGAAGAACGAGGTACAGGCAGATTGGATAGTGCTATTATTACCGGAGTTCGACATCATTTTGGGCATTGATTGGCTTTCTTTGAATGGAGTTGTCATAAACTTTCGACCGAGGTCAGTATCCTTCCGACCGGCCAGCAGTAAGCCGTTTATGTTTGATGCAGCCAGACATCAGCAGATGCCTCACGTCATTTCCTGTATGTGCGTGAGGAAGCTCATGAAGCTAGGATGCCAGGCGTTTTTGGCCAGTATTGTATCAGTGTCAGGGCCAATCAGTCAGAGGCTAGAGGACGTTGATGTGGTCAGAGATTTCCCCAGTGTTTTATCTAACgatgtttcaggcattccacCGGACATAGAGGTGCACTTTTCTATCGAGCTCATGACAGGTACAGTGCCTATTTCTAAGGTGCCCTATCGCCTAGCACCTGCAGAGATGAAAGAACTGAAGGATCAGATTCAGGACTTgctagataagggtttcattcgtCCTAGATTTTCTCCATGA